From a single Brassica napus cultivar Da-Ae chromosome C9, Da-Ae, whole genome shotgun sequence genomic region:
- the LOC125593409 gene encoding collagen alpha-5(IV) chain-like — protein MAKPHGGHRRPSNRTNLASCAVATVFLLFLLAVFLIVYFTVFKPKDPKIFVNAVQLPSFAVSNNTANFTFSQYVAIRNPNRAAFSHYDSSIQLLYSGNRVGFMFIPAGKIESGRTQYMAATFTVQSFPISPSSSSSAIATVSAAVVPDSPAMPGSPDFTVTPGSPRIPDSPDFPGDPETPEFPGNPGPPSKPGSPDFPRDPGSPITPRNPGSPEFPGNPPISPGSPVVPGNPGSGFPRNMGPPGFPGVGAPPGFPGIGAPPGFPGTGAPPGTPVGFGGVTGPTVGDGYANPGYGYASRVGPTMEIESRMELAGRVKVLNVLTHHVVAKSDCRVTVSIVDGSVLGFHC, from the coding sequence ATGGCCAAGCCTCACGGTGGTCATCGTCGTCCTTCAAACCGAACAAATCTAGCTTCTTGCGCTGTCGCCACCGTCTTCTTGCTATTCCTACTCGCCGTCTTCCTCATCGTTTACTTCACCGTCTTCAAGCCAAAAGACCCCAAGATCTTCGTCAACGCCGTCCAGCTCCCGTCCTTCGCCGTCTCCAACAACACTGCTAACTTCACATTCTCTCAGTACGTCGCCATTAGAAACCCTAACCGCGCCGCTTTCTCTCACTACGACAGCTCCATTCAGCTCCTTTACTCGGGTAACCGAGTCGGGTTTATGTTTATACCCGCCGGTAAAATTGAGTCTGGGAGGACTCAGTACATGGCCGCCACTTTCACCGTTCAGTCTTTCCCcatttctccttcttcctcctcctcagcCATAGCAACCGTCTCTGCTGCCGTGGTTCCAGATTCTCCCGCAATGCCCGGTTCTCCGGATTTCACTGTAACTCCGGGTTCTCCGAGGATACCAGATTCGCCGGACTTTCCCGGAGATCCAGAAACGCCGGAGTTTCCAGGGAATCCGGGTCCTCCGAGTAAGCCCGGTTCTCCGGATTTCCCCAGAGACCCAGGATCTCCGATTACGCCGAGAAATCCAGGCTCGCCGGAGTTTCCAGGGAATCCTCCGATATCTCCAGGCTCTCCGGTGGTTCCAGGGAATCCCGGGTCGggttttccgaggaatatggGTCCACCGGGTTTTCCAGGCGTCGGAGCTCCTCCAGGATTTCCAGGGATCGGAGCTCCTCCGGGATTTCCGGGAACCGGAGCTCCGCCAGGTACGCCGGTGGGATTCGGAGGAGTGACGGGGCCAACAGTGGGGGATGGATATGCGAATCCAGGTTACGGGTATGCGAGCCGGGTCGGACCAACGATGGAGATAGAGTCGAGGATGGAGTTAGCGGGTCGGGTCAAAGTACTGAACGTGCTTACACATCACGTGGTTGCTAAATCAGATTGTCGGGTTACCGTCTCTATAGTCGATGGCTCCGTCTTGGGCTTCCATTGCTGA
- the LOC125593410 gene encoding endoglucanase 6-like produces the protein MGGTGWSMTEFGWDVKYAGVQTLVAKFLMQGKAGRHTAVFQKFQQKADFFMCSLLGKGSRNIQKTPGGLIFRQRWNNMQFVTSASFLTTVYSDYLTSSRSYLRCSAGNVAPSQLLSFAKSQVDYILGDNPRATSYMVGYGNNFPQRVHHRGSSIVSYKVDRSFVTCRGGYATWFSRKGSDPNLLTGAIVGGPDAYDNFADRRDNYEQTEPATYNNAPLLGVLARLSSGHSGYSQLLPVVPAPVVVRRPMPIRKPRVTSPVRASGPVAIVQKMTGSWVSKGRTYYRYSTTVTNKSPRALKSLNLSIKNLYGPIWGLSRSVNSFGLPSWMHSLQSGKSLEFVYIHSTTPANVAVSSYTLA, from the exons ATGGGTGGTACCGGTTGGTCCATGACCGAATTTGGCTGGGACGTTAAGTACGCTGGTGTTCAAACCCTTGTTGCCAAG TTTTTGATGCAAGGGAAAGCAGGACGTCACACGGCTGTGTTTCAGAAGTTTCAACAGAAAGCTGATTTCTTTATGTGTTCCTTGCTAGGTAAAGGCTCCCGAAACATTCAGAAGACACCCGGTGGTTTGATTTTCCGACAGCGTTGGAACAACATGCAGTTTGTCACCAGCGCTTCTTTCTTGACCACCGTTTACTCTGATTACTTAACTTCCTCTCGAAGCTACTTGAGATGCTCTGCTGGCAACGTCGCTCCTTCGCAACTTCTCTCCTTTGCTAAATCACAGGTTGATTATATTCTTGGAGATAACCCGAGAGCTACTAGCTATATGGTTGGTTACGGTAACAACTTCCCTCAGAGAGTTCACCACCGTGGCTCCTCCATCGTCTCTTACAAGGTTGACCGCTCTTTTGTCACTTGCCGTGGTGGTTACGCCACATGGTTCAGCCGTAAAGGCAGTGATCCCAACCTCCTCACTGGTGCTATCGTCGGCGGTCCTGATGCTTACGACAATTTCGCTGACAGGAGAGATAACTATGAGCAGACCGAGCCTGCTACTTACAACAATGCACCGCTCCTTGGTGTTCTTGCTCGTCTCAGCAGTGGTCATTCCGGTTACAGCCAGCTTCTTCCAG TGGTTCCTGCTCCTGTTGTAGTCCGAAGACCAATGCCTATTCGTAAACCGAGAGTGACTTCCCCGGTCCGAG CTTCTGGTCCAGTGGCTATAGTTCAGAAGATGACAGGTTCATGGGTCTCAAAGGGAAGGACTTACTACAGATACTCAACAACTGTAACAAACAAATCACCAAGAGCTCTGAAAAGTCTTAACCTTTCGATCAAGAATCTCTACGGACCAATCTGGGGACTCTCTAGATCAGTAAACTCATTCGGTCTACCTTCCTGGATGCACTCATTGCAATCCGGAAAATCCCTAGAGTTCGTCTACATTCACTCAACAACGCCCGCCAATGTCGCGGTTTCAAGCTACACGTTGGCTTGA
- the LOC106366472 gene encoding uncharacterized protein LOC106366472, which yields MTLRFVFFFFLVIMGNCMERWMQGEGEGEEGKMEAKESFKLDGDDDDQDGRQGGTKVKIVLTRHELDMFLLQMNRNHDGNLMMTKDVMVELEKRIIKPTSYLSSSPSSMAWEPSLESIFECPEVQEMDR from the coding sequence ATGACCTTgagatttgtcttttttttttttttggtaataatggGGAACTGCATGGAGCGGTGGAtgcaaggagaaggagaaggagaagaaggaaagatGGAGGCAAAAGAGTCATTCAAacttgatggtgatgatgatgaccaAGATGGACGTCAAGGTGGAACGAAGGTGAAGATAGTGCTTACAAGACATGAATTGGATATGTTTTTGCTTCAGATGAATAGGAATCATGATGGAAACTTGATGATGACAAAGGATGTTATGGTAGAGCTAGAGAAGAGAATCATAAAACCGACATCATAtttatcatcatcaccatcatcgaTGGCGTGGGAACCGTCTTTAGAGAGCATCTTCGAGTGCCCCGAAGTTCAAGAGATGGATAGATGA
- the LOC106366470 gene encoding UDP-glucose 4-epimerase 4 — MVKNILVTGGAGYIGSHAVLQLLLRGYTAVVIDNLDNSSLVSIQRVKELAGDRGDNLTFHQVDLCDKPALERLFSQSKFDAVMHFAGLKAVGESVAKPLLYYNNNLIGTITLLEVMAAHGCKKLVFSSSATVYGWPKEVPCTEESPLSGMSPYARTKLFIEDICRDVQRGDPEWRIIMLRYFNPVGAHPSGRIGEDPCGTPNNLMPYVQQVVVGRLPNLKIYGTDYTTKDGTGVRDYIHVVDLADGHISALQKLEDSEIGCEVYNLGTGKGTTVLEMVDAFEKASGMKIPVVKVGRRPGDAETVYASTEKAEHELNWKPKYGIDEMCRDQWNWASNNPLGYGSSP, encoded by the exons ATGGTGAAGAATATTCTGGTTACCGGCGGTGCTGGTTACATCGGAAGTCACGCGGTGCTTCAGCTTCTTCTCCGGGGTTATACAGCTGTCGTAATCGACAACCTGGACAATTCATCTTTGGTTTCGATCCAACGCGTCAAGGAGCTCGCCGGAGATCGTGGAGATAATCTCACATTCCACCAG GTGGACCTTTGCGATAAACCCGCGCTTGAGAGACTTTTCTCCCAATCCAA GTTTGATGCAGTGATGCATTTTGCTGGATTGAAAGCAGTCGGGGAGAGCGTAGCCAAACCGCTTCTCTATTATAACAATAACTTGATTGGCACTATCACTCTCTTGGAAGTCATGGCCGCACACGGTTGTAAAAAA CTTGTATTTTCATCGTCGGCTACTGTGTATGGCTGGCCAAAGGAGGTTCCTTGTACTGAAGAGTCCCCACTCTCCGGAATGAGCCCTTACGCTAGAACTAAG CTCTTCATTGAGGACATATGCCGTGATGTACAACGTGGTGATCCTgaatggagaatcattatgcTCAGATACTTTAACCCTGTCGGTGCTCACCCTAGCGGTCGCATTGGTGAGGATCCTTGTGGCACTCCCAATAACCTCATGCCTTATGTCCAGCAAGTCGTTGTTGGCAGGCTTCCTAACCTCAAGATTTATGGAACCGACTATACCACTAAAGACGGCACCGGT GTACGAGACTATATTCATGTTGTTGATCTAGCAGATGGCCATATATCTGCGCTTCAAAAGCTAGAAGATTCTGAAATAG GTTGCGAGGTATACAACCTAGGAACCGGAAAAGGAACAACGGTGTTGGAGATGGTTGATGCATTTGAAAAAGCTTCGGGAATG AAAATCCCAGTGGTGAAGGTTGGAAGAAGACCAGGTGATGCAGAGACGGTGTACGCATCAACCGAAAAAGCTGAACATGAACTTAACTGGAA GCCAAAGTATGGAATAGACGAGATGTGTAGGGACCAATGGAACTGGGCAAGCAATAATCCTCTCGGTTACGGTTCTTCACCATAA
- the BNAA09G12260D gene encoding uncharacterized protein BNAA09G12260D isoform X1: MSSQLVSSVFSGIHRIPNRHETHSLLRSILFIHGNKPACFDRRRPILHSSYGYRNGYRVGAAADVSETPSSSLLDDELVSSVSAVRDADEALEMISDRFGTNRGGVVEIEDCRSIISAAVSRGNVELALSIFYAMRASFDLGGSEVDRWRWSRPDVVVYTMLVNGLAASLRVSDSLKIIRDICRVGISPAEEVPFGKVVRCPSCLIAIAVAQPQHGVQIVSCAKCRYQYELFSGDITSIESEELGKDIPLWEKGLRLIQIKKNKISSSVHSIVVQTPSGTARTHRFATETAELPAQEGERVTIASAAPSDVYRQVGPFKFTPKSPNLYPGEPMSLTNHKDGRESLLLRPPSKEGDKSLQPSFLIPLLAVLATGDAASGIIDPSLPQLLSVAAVTSLAVGATLNSFVLPQLNQLAERTVDVVGIKQQLLSQYDVLQHRIGDLKEATEKEVWMLARMCQLENKILAVGEPAYRTRRARVKKVRESLENSIKGRIELIDSYARISSMIEIEVEMDSDVLAAEAVNNTVSYIYQLTVNMVIVIESEAQVKAPLFCTGKHCSTDRADHGTRKP, from the exons ATGAGCAGTCAGTTAGTTTCTTCCGTATTCTCCGGAATACATCGCATACCTAACCGTCACGAGACTCATTCTCTCCTTCGCTCAATTCTCTTCATCCACGGGAACAAACCGGCCTGTTTTGATCGTCGACGACCGATTCTGCATTCTTCCTACGGATATCGGAACGGATACAGAGTCGGCGCCGCGGCTGATGTTTCGGAAACGCCTTCGTCGTCTCTTCTCGACGACGAGCTAGTGAGCAGTGTATCCGCCGTTAGGGATGCGGACGAAGCGCTCGAGATGATTAGTGATCGGTTCGGAACGAATCGCGGCGGAGTAGTTGAAATCGAAGATTGCCGCTCGATAATCTCGGCTGCTGTGAGCCGCGGCAATGTCGAGCTTGCCTTGTCGATTTTCTACGCCATGCGAGCGAGTTTCGATTTAG GTGGGAGTGAAGTTGATCGATGGAGATGGTCAAGGCCTGATGTAGTGGTCTACACGATGTTGGTCAATGGACTTGCTGCTTCCTTGAGGGTTTCTGATTCTCTAAAGATCATTAGAGATATTTGCCGCGTTGGAATCTCCCCTGCTGAGGAG GTTCCCTTTGGTAAAGTTGTGAGATGTCCAAGCTGTTTGATTGCCATTGCTGTTGCACAACCCCAGCATGGAGTTCAG ATTGTCTCCTGTGCTAAATGCCGATACCAATACGAGCTTTTCTCTGGTGACATTACCAGCATAGAATCAGAAGAGCTCGG CAAAGACATTCCTCTGTGGGAAAAGGGGCTCAGACTCATCCAGATAAAGAAGAACAAAATCTCATCTTCTGTGCACTCTATTGTG GTACAAACTCCTTCAGGTACAGCACGAACGCACAGGTTTGCCACTGAGACAGCCGAGCTCCCTGCGCAAGAAGGAGAAAGAGTGACAATTGCATCTGCTGCTCCATCAGATGTTTACAGACAAGTGGGACCTTTCAAGTTTACCCCCAAATCTCCAAACCTTTACCCTGGAGAACCCATGAGCCTCACAAACCACAAGGACGGGCGAGAATCGCTTTTGCTAAGACCTCCCAGTAAAGAAGGAGATAAATCCTTGCAGCCCTCGTTTCTTATTCCTCTTCTTGCTGTTTTGGCTACCGGAGATGCTGCTTCTGGGATTATTGATCCCAGTTTGCCTCAGTTACTCTCAGTTGCTGCTGTTACGTCACTGGCAGTAGGAGCAACCCTTAATTCTTTCGTCCTTCCTCAGCTAAATCAG CTCGCTGAAAGGACAGTGGATGTGGTCGGTATAAAACAGCAACTTTTATCTCAGTATGATGTCCTCCAGCATCGCATTGGAGATCTAAAAGAAGCAACTGAGAAAGAG GTGTGGATGTTGGCTCGAATGTGCCAGCtcgaaaacaaaatattagcaGTGGGAGAGCCAGCGTACCG AACTCGAAGAGCAAGAGTAAAGAAAGTACGAGAAAGTCTGGAAAACTCCATAAAGGGAAGGATTGAGCTGATCGATAGCTATGCTAGA atatcatcaatgattGAGATTGAGGTGGAAATGGACAGTGATGTTCTTGCAGCTGAGGCAGTGAACAATACTGTGAGTTACATCTATCAGTTAACTGTGAATATGGTGATTGTGATAGAATCTGAGGCTCAAGTAAAGGCTCCATTATTTTGCACAGGAAAACATTGCTCAACAGATAGAGCAGATCATGGAACTCGAAAACCTTGA
- the LOC106366466 gene encoding phosphatidylinositol 4-kinase gamma 2-like produces MSVADVALTPIQRGLGFSFAHYSVKSILVFLRISDSTTMPMLILDSDSIADLKLKIQTVCNEFRVTRQRLVFCGRELARNASRARDYGVTDNSVLHLLLKKLCDPLLVTVVTACGKAFDFHVDRRRDVGYLKKRISKEGNKGFLDVDDQEIFFRGERLDDNRVLGGICGDGNSVIHLLLKKTVKDFLLEPLLLNPAVKLPQAIDDMIGRTVDGLNKGNPPVRSAEGTGGTYLMQDSTGLSYVSVFKPMDEEPMAVNNPQQLPLSSDGQGLKRGTRVGEGAIREVAAYLLDHPKSGPRSQVKGFAGVPPTAMVRSFHKVYNNPKGVGSCCTKDAKVGSLQMFMKNDGSCEDIGPGSFPVEQVHKISVFDIRMANADRHAGNILTGKGEDSRTVLIPIDHGYCLPENFEDCTFEWLYWPQAKVPFSEDTLDYIDSLDTEQDITLLQLNGWDVPEAVARTLRISTMLLKKGVERNLTPYQIGSMMCRETVNKDSAIEEIVREAHNSVLPASSEATFLEAVSMAMERRLDELIK; encoded by the exons atGTCTGTTGCTGATGTTGCATTAACCCCAATTCAAAGaggattagggttttcgttTGCTCACTACTCAGTCAAATCGATTTTGGTGTTCCTTCGTATTTCTGATTCTACCACCATGCCTATGCTCATCCTCGACTCCGATTCAATCGCCGATCTCAAACTCAAGATCCAGACCGTATGCAATGAGTTTCGCGTTACCAGGCAGAGACTCGTCTTCTGCGGCAGAGAGCTCGCCAGAAACGCGTCTCGTGCCAGGGACTACGGCGTCACAGATAATAGCGTCTTGCATTTGCTGCTTAAGAAGCTCTGTGACCCTCTCCTCGTCACTGTCGTCACTGCCTGCGGTAAAGCCTTTGACTTCCATGTGGATCGCCGTAGGGACGTTGGGTATCTCAAGAAGCGGATCTCCAAAGAAGGTAACAAAGGGTTTCTTGATGTTGATGATCAAGAGATCTTCTTTAGAGGGGAGAGGCTTGACGACAACAGAGTCTTAGGTGGGATTTGCGGAGATGGAAACTCTGTTATCCACTTGCTGCTTAAGAAGACGGTGAAAGACTTCTTGTTAGAACCTCTGCTTCTCAATCCCGCTGTGAAGTTGCCTCAGGCTATCGATGATATGATTGGCCGGACGGTTGATGGGTTAAACAAAGGTAATCCACCTGTGAGATCAGCTGAGGGAACGGGAGGGACCTACTTGATGCAAGATTCTACCGGTCTGAGCTACGTGTCTGTCTTCAAGCCCATGGACGAGGAACCTATGGCTGTCAACAATCCTCAGCAGCTTCCTTTGTCATCTGACGGTCAGGGACTGAAGAGAGGTACTAGAGTGGGAGAAGGGGCTATTAGAGAAGTTGCAGCTTACTTGttagatcatcctaaaagcgGACCCCGTTCACAAGTTAAGGGTTTTGCTGGAGTGCCACCAACCGCTATGGTAagaagctttcacaaagtgtaTAATAACCCAAAGGGAGTCGGCAGTTGTTGTACAAAAGATGCCAAAGTTGGTTCTTTGCAAATGTTCATGAAGAACGATGGGAGCTGCGAAGACATTGGCCCTGGATCTTTTCCTGTGGAACAAGTGCATAAGATAAGCGTCTTTGACATCAGAATGGCAAACGCTGACCGACATGCCGGAAACATATTGACCGGGAAAGGCGAAGACAGCAGAACCGTTCTAATCCCAATTGATCATGGCTACTGCTTGCCTGAGAAT TTTGAAGATTGCACGTTCGAGTGGCTTTACTGGCCGCAAGCAAAAGTCCCCTTTTCTGAAGACACTCTTGACTACATAGACTCGCTAGACACTGAACAAGACATTACGCTTTTGCAACTCAACGGTTGGGACGTCCCTGAAGCTGTCGCACGCACGCTGCGTATCTCCACGATGCTTCTTAAGAAAGGCGTTGAGAGAAACCTAACGCCGTATCAAATTGGAAGCATGATGTGCAGAGAAACGGTGAACAAAGACTCTGCTATTGAAGAGATAGTGAGAGAAGCTCATAACTCGGTGTTACCTGCTTCAAGCGAGGCTACGTTCCTTGAAGCTGTCTCTATGGCCATGGAACGTCGTCTGGATGAGCTAATTAAGTAA
- the BNAA09G12260D gene encoding uncharacterized protein BNAA09G12260D isoform X2: MSSQLVSSVFSGIHRIPNRHETHSLLRSILFIHGNKPACFDRRRPILHSSYGYRNGYRVGAAADVSETPSSSLLDDELVSSVSAVRDADEALEMISDRFGTNRGGVVEIEDCRSIISAAVSRGNVELALSIFYAMRASFDLGGSEVDRWRWSRPDVVVYTMLVNGLAASLRVSDSLKIIRDICRVGISPAEEVPFGKVVRCPSCLIAIAVAQPQHGVQIVSCAKCRYQYELFSGDITSIESEELGKDIPLWEKGLRLIQIKKNKISSSVHSIVVQTPSGTARTHRFATETAELPAQEGERVTIASAAPSDVYRQVGPFKFTPKSPNLYPGEPMSLTNHKDGRESLLLRPPSKEGDKSLQPSFLIPLLAVLATGDAASGIIDPSLPQLLSVAAVTSLAVGATLNSFVLPQLNQLAERTVDVVGIKQQLLSQYDVLQHRIGDLKEATEKEVWMLARMCQLENKILAVGEPAYRTRRARVKKVRESLENSIKGRIELIDSYARISSMIEIEVEMDSDVLAAEAVNNTENIAQQIEQIMELENLEEKWKLQAEANDEAERLLSSQP; the protein is encoded by the exons ATGAGCAGTCAGTTAGTTTCTTCCGTATTCTCCGGAATACATCGCATACCTAACCGTCACGAGACTCATTCTCTCCTTCGCTCAATTCTCTTCATCCACGGGAACAAACCGGCCTGTTTTGATCGTCGACGACCGATTCTGCATTCTTCCTACGGATATCGGAACGGATACAGAGTCGGCGCCGCGGCTGATGTTTCGGAAACGCCTTCGTCGTCTCTTCTCGACGACGAGCTAGTGAGCAGTGTATCCGCCGTTAGGGATGCGGACGAAGCGCTCGAGATGATTAGTGATCGGTTCGGAACGAATCGCGGCGGAGTAGTTGAAATCGAAGATTGCCGCTCGATAATCTCGGCTGCTGTGAGCCGCGGCAATGTCGAGCTTGCCTTGTCGATTTTCTACGCCATGCGAGCGAGTTTCGATTTAG GTGGGAGTGAAGTTGATCGATGGAGATGGTCAAGGCCTGATGTAGTGGTCTACACGATGTTGGTCAATGGACTTGCTGCTTCCTTGAGGGTTTCTGATTCTCTAAAGATCATTAGAGATATTTGCCGCGTTGGAATCTCCCCTGCTGAGGAG GTTCCCTTTGGTAAAGTTGTGAGATGTCCAAGCTGTTTGATTGCCATTGCTGTTGCACAACCCCAGCATGGAGTTCAG ATTGTCTCCTGTGCTAAATGCCGATACCAATACGAGCTTTTCTCTGGTGACATTACCAGCATAGAATCAGAAGAGCTCGG CAAAGACATTCCTCTGTGGGAAAAGGGGCTCAGACTCATCCAGATAAAGAAGAACAAAATCTCATCTTCTGTGCACTCTATTGTG GTACAAACTCCTTCAGGTACAGCACGAACGCACAGGTTTGCCACTGAGACAGCCGAGCTCCCTGCGCAAGAAGGAGAAAGAGTGACAATTGCATCTGCTGCTCCATCAGATGTTTACAGACAAGTGGGACCTTTCAAGTTTACCCCCAAATCTCCAAACCTTTACCCTGGAGAACCCATGAGCCTCACAAACCACAAGGACGGGCGAGAATCGCTTTTGCTAAGACCTCCCAGTAAAGAAGGAGATAAATCCTTGCAGCCCTCGTTTCTTATTCCTCTTCTTGCTGTTTTGGCTACCGGAGATGCTGCTTCTGGGATTATTGATCCCAGTTTGCCTCAGTTACTCTCAGTTGCTGCTGTTACGTCACTGGCAGTAGGAGCAACCCTTAATTCTTTCGTCCTTCCTCAGCTAAATCAG CTCGCTGAAAGGACAGTGGATGTGGTCGGTATAAAACAGCAACTTTTATCTCAGTATGATGTCCTCCAGCATCGCATTGGAGATCTAAAAGAAGCAACTGAGAAAGAG GTGTGGATGTTGGCTCGAATGTGCCAGCtcgaaaacaaaatattagcaGTGGGAGAGCCAGCGTACCG AACTCGAAGAGCAAGAGTAAAGAAAGTACGAGAAAGTCTGGAAAACTCCATAAAGGGAAGGATTGAGCTGATCGATAGCTATGCTAGA atatcatcaatgattGAGATTGAGGTGGAAATGGACAGTGATGTTCTTGCAGCTGAGGCAGTGAACAATACT GAAAACATTGCTCAACAGATAGAGCAGATCATGGAACTCGAAAACCTTGAAGAG AAATGGAAATTACAGGCGGAGGCAAACGATGAAGCAGAGAGACTTCTCAGCTCTCAACCTTAA